The Bacillota bacterium genome includes a window with the following:
- the lipB gene encoding lipoyl(octanoyl) transferase LipB, which produces MSSRERELAVRVLGLRDYEEAYLLQKELVEARIRQAIPDTLLLVEHPPVFTLGRGVQGEQFRVPASQVEALEVKVIPVDRGGQVTYHGPGQLVGYPIFDLARHRQDLHWMLWSLEEVLIRFLKDFGIRGERRKSYPGVWVGREKIAAVGIGVRRWVTYHGFALNVNPDLSYFRFIYPCGIHDCGVTSLAEILGEGIEISRALLEKIAFYTGEVFQLEVASFQNDAEVSGVAQEKAQEQPPC; this is translated from the coding sequence ATGTCTAGCAGGGAGAGGGAACTTGCCGTTCGCGTCCTTGGCCTGCGGGATTACGAGGAGGCATATCTTTTGCAGAAAGAACTGGTTGAGGCAAGGATTCGCCAGGCAATCCCCGACACTCTTTTGCTGGTGGAGCACCCCCCGGTCTTTACGCTGGGAAGAGGGGTGCAGGGAGAACAGTTCCGGGTCCCGGCGTCCCAGGTTGAGGCTCTGGAAGTCAAAGTGATTCCGGTGGACAGGGGGGGCCAGGTTACATACCACGGGCCGGGACAGCTGGTGGGTTACCCGATCTTTGATCTCGCCCGGCACCGCCAGGATTTGCACTGGATGCTCTGGTCTCTGGAAGAGGTTTTGATTCGCTTCTTGAAGGATTTCGGAATCCGCGGCGAACGGAGAAAAAGCTACCCGGGGGTTTGGGTGGGAAGGGAGAAGATTGCCGCGGTCGGGATCGGGGTCCGGCGCTGGGTGACCTATCATGGTTTTGCCTTAAATGTCAATCCCGATCTGAGCTATTTCCGGTTTATTTACCCGTGCGGAATTCATGACTGCGGCGTTACTTCTCTTGCCGAGATTTTGGGTGAAGGGATAGAGATTTCCCGGGCGCTGCTTGAGAAAATTGCCTTTTATACCGGAGAAGTTTTTCAGCTTGAGGTGGCCTCTTTCCAAAATGACGCAGAAGTTTCCGGAGTGGCTCAAGAAAAAGCTCAAGAACAGCCCCCATGTTGA
- the lipA gene encoding lipoyl synthase, translating to MTQKFPEWLKKKLKNSPHVEEMRMLLAKANLHTVCQGARCPNLNECFGRRTATFMILGERCTRNCRFCAVLRGRPEPVDAGEPERIAGAAAVLGLRHVVITSVTRDDLPDGGAGHFASTIRAVKGRIEGATVEVLTPDFQGSEAALEKVLAAGPDVFNHNLETVPRLYPEIRPEASYSRSLSLLEQAKRLNKNLVTKSGLMLGLGETEKEIRALLCDLRDAGCDVVTIGQYLQPTPQQIPVKEYVSPEVFSAYQAWGASLGFRAVLAGPFIRSSYRAGEVFAASLARAR from the coding sequence ATGACGCAGAAGTTTCCGGAGTGGCTCAAGAAAAAGCTCAAGAACAGCCCCCATGTTGAAGAAATGAGAATGCTTCTGGCAAAAGCAAACCTTCATACCGTCTGCCAGGGGGCGCGCTGCCCAAATTTGAACGAGTGCTTCGGCCGGCGGACCGCCACCTTTATGATCCTGGGCGAGAGGTGCACCCGCAACTGCAGGTTCTGTGCCGTTCTCCGGGGGAGGCCGGAACCTGTGGACGCGGGAGAGCCGGAGCGGATCGCCGGGGCGGCGGCAGTGCTGGGCCTGCGCCACGTGGTAATCACCTCGGTGACCCGGGACGACCTGCCGGACGGGGGCGCCGGACATTTTGCCTCAACCATCAGGGCGGTTAAAGGAAGGATAGAGGGCGCTACCGTTGAGGTTTTGACTCCCGATTTTCAGGGGTCGGAAGCGGCTTTAGAAAAAGTTCTGGCTGCAGGCCCCGATGTTTTTAACCACAACCTTGAGACGGTCCCCCGCCTTTACCCTGAGATCAGGCCGGAGGCTTCGTACAGCCGGAGCTTATCTCTTCTCGAGCAGGCTAAAAGGCTCAATAAAAATTTGGTCACGAAGTCCGGCTTGATGTTAGGGTTGGGGGAAACAGAGAAAGAGATCCGGGCGTTGCTCTGCGACTTAAGAGATGCCGGATGTGATGTTGTAACAATCGGCCAGTACCTGCAGCCCACTCCCCAGCAGATTCCCGTGAAGGAGTATGTTTCACCTGAGGTTTTTTCAGCTTATCAAGCCTGGGGGGCGTCCCTGGGCTTTCGGGCGGTGCTGGCGGGCCCCTTTATCCGCAGTTCCTACCGCGCCGGGGAAGTTTTTGCCGCCTCCCTTGCCCGGGCGCGCTGA
- the lpdA gene encoding dihydrolipoyl dehydrogenase — MDYQVIVIGAGPGGYPAAIRAAQLGARVCLIETGQPGGTCLNRGCIPTKALVAGASLLKQVRRAREFGIETGEVSLNPRKMRERQEGIVSRLRQGIRFLLEKHKIDFLEGKGRLLGPGRVEVRRKGSPAETVTGEKIIVATGSEPLLPPALGYDGKVVVSSTEMLQLDAVPESLVIVGAGVIGCEFAGIYAELGSRVTLVEAERTILPFVEEELARKLQGVFRQSGITLRTRTKIREVKREGSRAKVYLEDGTELDAEKVLVAVGRSLNTRGLGLEECGVELGPRGEIVVNERMETSAPGIYAAGDVTGKALLAHVATCQGLVAAANALGEGRKMNYQAVPNAIFTFPEIGTVGLTSQEAKGRGIPCKTGKFPFLASGKALCEGEADGFVKVLAREGTGEILGIHIIGPHATELVAEGALAVRWGLTLGQLAETVHAHPTLAEALKEAAEAAEGLGLHV, encoded by the coding sequence TTGGACTACCAGGTGATTGTAATCGGCGCAGGGCCGGGGGGGTATCCGGCGGCCATCAGGGCAGCCCAGCTGGGGGCGCGCGTCTGTCTTATTGAGACCGGGCAGCCGGGAGGCACCTGCCTGAACCGGGGCTGCATTCCTACCAAAGCTCTGGTGGCGGGTGCCTCCCTGTTGAAGCAGGTGCGGCGTGCCAGGGAGTTTGGAATCGAAACCGGAGAGGTTTCCCTCAACCCTCGCAAAATGAGGGAGCGTCAGGAGGGGATCGTCTCCCGTCTCCGTCAGGGAATTCGTTTTCTCCTGGAGAAACACAAAATAGATTTTCTTGAAGGCAAGGGCCGCCTGCTGGGGCCGGGCAGGGTCGAGGTGCGCAGGAAGGGCAGCCCGGCGGAAACAGTCACCGGAGAGAAGATAATCGTCGCTACGGGTTCGGAACCGCTGCTCCCTCCAGCTCTGGGCTACGACGGAAAAGTGGTCGTTTCGAGTACGGAGATGCTCCAGCTTGACGCCGTTCCGGAAAGCCTGGTGATCGTTGGGGCAGGGGTGATCGGCTGCGAATTTGCGGGGATTTATGCAGAACTCGGGAGCCGGGTCACCCTGGTGGAGGCCGAGCGTACAATTCTCCCCTTTGTGGAGGAAGAGCTGGCGCGGAAGCTTCAGGGGGTTTTCCGGCAGAGCGGAATTACTTTGCGGACGAGAACGAAGATCAGGGAGGTCAAAAGGGAAGGGTCCCGGGCAAAGGTCTACCTGGAGGACGGCACCGAACTGGATGCCGAGAAGGTGCTGGTGGCGGTAGGCCGCTCCCTGAATACCCGGGGCCTGGGGCTGGAAGAGTGCGGGGTTGAACTCGGCCCGAGAGGTGAAATCGTTGTAAACGAAAGGATGGAAACATCCGCTCCGGGCATCTACGCGGCCGGGGATGTCACCGGAAAGGCGCTCCTTGCCCATGTGGCAACATGCCAGGGGCTTGTTGCGGCGGCCAACGCCCTGGGGGAGGGCAGGAAAATGAACTACCAGGCAGTCCCGAATGCCATTTTTACCTTTCCGGAGATCGGAACCGTGGGGCTCACCTCTCAGGAGGCGAAAGGGCGCGGGATCCCCTGTAAAACCGGAAAGTTCCCCTTTCTCGCCAGCGGAAAGGCGTTATGCGAAGGGGAGGCAGACGGTTTCGTAAAGGTCCTGGCACGGGAGGGGACGGGGGAAATCCTCGGCATCCACATCATCGGCCCCCATGCCACCGAACTGGTTGCCGAGGGTGCGCTTGCGGTGCGCTGGGGGCTGACCCTGGGGCAGCTGGCGGAAACTGTTCACGCTCATCCCACGCTGGCGGAGGCGTTGAAAGAGGCTGCCGAGGCTGCGGAGGGCCTGGGTCTGCATGTCTAG
- the glnA gene encoding type I glutamate--ammonia ligase: MGLTKEDVLRLVRELDIQFIRLQFVDLLGVLKNVSITVDQLERALAGEVMFDGSSVEGFVRIEESDMYLRPDPETFTIFPWRPRAGGVARLICDVYLPDGTPFPGCPRQVLKRVLAEAEALGYTVQVGPEIEFFLFHFREDGRPSLNTHDRAGYFDLAPVDLGEDARREIVLTLKEMGYAIEASHHEVAPGQHEVDLKYVPALAAADLITTFRIVVRTVAHRHGLHATFMPKPFSDQNGSGMHLNFSFFQEGKNRFYDPAGKWELSRLCLSFIGGLLKYAPDFTALTNPTVNSYKRLVPGHEAPVYIAWAAGNRSPLVRVPVARGIDTRVELRSPDPTCNPYLALAGVIAAGLKGVRGEILPPPPVEENLYLLTPERRAQMGIRDLPASLGEALALFRESALVQEVMGNHIYRKFLELKEWEWQAYQREVHNWEIEQYLARF; the protein is encoded by the coding sequence GTGGGGTTGACGAAGGAAGATGTCTTGCGTCTTGTTCGGGAACTTGATATTCAATTCATCAGGCTCCAGTTTGTCGATCTGCTTGGAGTTTTAAAAAATGTTTCGATTACCGTGGATCAGCTGGAGCGCGCCCTGGCAGGGGAGGTGATGTTCGACGGTTCCTCGGTTGAGGGGTTTGTGAGAATTGAGGAATCGGACATGTACCTGCGCCCCGATCCCGAGACCTTTACCATCTTTCCCTGGCGCCCGCGGGCAGGGGGAGTTGCCCGTTTGATCTGCGATGTCTACCTTCCGGATGGGACTCCGTTCCCGGGCTGCCCCAGGCAGGTTCTCAAGCGGGTGCTGGCGGAGGCGGAGGCGCTTGGCTATACGGTTCAGGTAGGCCCCGAGATCGAGTTCTTCCTGTTCCACTTTCGAGAAGACGGCCGGCCGAGCCTGAACACCCACGACCGGGCCGGCTACTTCGATCTCGCCCCGGTGGACCTCGGCGAAGATGCCCGGCGGGAGATCGTCTTGACTTTAAAGGAGATGGGCTATGCCATCGAAGCCTCCCACCACGAAGTTGCCCCGGGGCAGCATGAGGTCGATCTCAAGTATGTTCCCGCCCTTGCTGCCGCGGACCTGATTACAACCTTTCGCATTGTGGTAAGGACTGTAGCCCACCGCCACGGCCTCCATGCCACCTTTATGCCCAAGCCCTTTTCCGACCAGAACGGTTCTGGAATGCATTTGAATTTTTCTTTCTTTCAGGAAGGGAAGAACCGTTTTTACGATCCTGCAGGAAAATGGGAGTTAAGCCGGTTGTGCCTCTCCTTTATCGGCGGGCTTCTGAAATACGCGCCGGATTTTACGGCGCTTACCAACCCCACGGTTAATTCTTACAAGCGCCTTGTTCCGGGCCATGAGGCGCCTGTTTATATTGCCTGGGCTGCAGGAAACCGGAGCCCGCTGGTGCGGGTTCCTGTTGCAAGAGGGATCGATACGCGGGTGGAGCTGCGCAGCCCCGATCCCACCTGCAACCCCTACCTGGCGCTTGCGGGCGTGATTGCAGCCGGCCTGAAAGGGGTCCGCGGCGAAATTCTCCCTCCGCCTCCTGTCGAAGAAAACCTGTACCTTCTGACGCCGGAACGGCGGGCTCAGATGGGGATCCGGGATCTTCCCGCCAGTTTGGGGGAGGCCCTGGCCCTTTTCAGGGAAAGCGCCTTAGTCCAGGAGGTGATGGGAAACCATATTTATCGCAAGTTTTTGGAGCTTAAGGAATGGGAATGGCAGGCCTACCAGCGGGAAGTTCACAACTGGGAAATCGAACAGTACCTGGCGCGCTTTTAG
- a CDS encoding glutamine amidotransferase family protein has protein sequence MKEIFPRIPSGCSIIGVFNRKAKRFSGADIVRAIRVMHDRSNGLGGGFAGYGIYPEYKDCYAFHLLYEGEASQHETEHFLEKHFIIERSEPIPTRPHPRISDPPILWRYFLRVKPHRLESFRGGRGAESRSSPQFCAVLEKTGERCDERDFVVEQVMWINRCIGGAFVASSGKNMGVFKGVGYPEDIGEFYRIEEYEGYLWTGHGRFPTNTPGWWGGAHPFTILDWSVVHNGEISSYGINKRYLEMFGYHCTLQTDTEVIAYLFDLLHRRHGLPLEVACLALAPPFWKNLDRGSGAKEELARALRQVYGSALLNGPFSIVVGFTGGMIGLTDRIKLRPLVCGEKDEFLYLASEECAIRELCPNPDRVWAIKAGEPVIGKLEEGVQP, from the coding sequence ATGAAAGAAATTTTTCCACGTATTCCCTCGGGATGTTCCATTATCGGCGTCTTCAACAGGAAGGCAAAGCGCTTCAGTGGAGCGGATATTGTGCGGGCGATCAGGGTGATGCACGACCGTTCCAACGGTCTCGGAGGAGGTTTTGCCGGATACGGGATTTATCCCGAGTATAAAGACTGTTATGCCTTTCACCTCCTCTATGAGGGAGAGGCAAGCCAGCACGAAACCGAACACTTTCTGGAAAAGCATTTCATCATCGAGCGGAGCGAACCGATTCCGACGCGGCCTCACCCGAGAATCAGCGATCCCCCCATCCTCTGGCGCTACTTTTTACGGGTTAAGCCCCACCGTCTGGAATCCTTCCGGGGAGGGAGAGGAGCCGAATCCAGATCTTCCCCGCAGTTCTGTGCGGTTCTGGAGAAAACCGGAGAGCGGTGCGACGAAAGGGACTTTGTGGTAGAGCAGGTGATGTGGATTAACCGCTGCATTGGCGGCGCCTTTGTAGCCTCCAGCGGGAAAAATATGGGCGTCTTCAAGGGCGTCGGCTATCCCGAGGACATCGGGGAGTTCTACAGGATTGAGGAGTACGAGGGGTATCTCTGGACGGGCCACGGCCGTTTTCCCACAAATACGCCCGGCTGGTGGGGGGGCGCCCATCCCTTTACCATTCTCGACTGGTCTGTGGTGCACAACGGGGAAATCTCCTCATACGGAATCAACAAGCGTTATCTGGAAATGTTCGGCTACCACTGCACCCTGCAGACGGACACTGAGGTGATCGCTTACCTTTTCGATCTGCTGCACAGAAGGCACGGGCTGCCCCTTGAAGTTGCCTGTCTGGCGCTGGCGCCTCCCTTCTGGAAGAATCTCGACCGGGGCTCCGGGGCAAAGGAGGAGCTTGCCCGGGCTTTGCGCCAGGTGTACGGTTCCGCCCTTCTGAACGGGCCCTTCAGCATCGTGGTTGGATTTACAGGGGGAATGATCGGCTTAACCGACCGCATCAAGCTGCGCCCCCTGGTCTGCGGTGAAAAGGATGAGTTTCTGTACCTGGCAAGCGAGGAATGCGCGATCCGGGAACTCTGTCCCAACCCGGACCGGGTTTGGGCGATCAAAGCCGGGGAGCCGGTAATAGGAAAACTGGAGGAGGGGGTTCAGCCATGA
- a CDS encoding biotin/lipoyl-binding protein yields the protein MEVTLPFLAEGVDEATVSYWKVDEGDRVEEGDDLVEMFTSKAVFSVPSPAAGVVEEILVREGEVVKVGQTLCTLKED from the coding sequence ATGGAGGTTACTCTGCCGTTTCTTGCCGAGGGTGTTGATGAGGCAACAGTCTCCTACTGGAAGGTGGATGAGGGAGACCGGGTGGAGGAGGGGGATGATCTGGTAGAGATGTTCACCAGTAAAGCGGTTTTCAGTGTTCCCTCCCCTGCCGCCGGGGTTGTTGAGGAGATTTTGGTGCGAGAGGGAGAAGTGGTTAAGGTGGGCCAGACCCTTTGCACCCTGAAAGAAGATTGA